CAGCATCGAGGAGCCGTCCTCGCCTCGGAAGTCCCGCGGGGACGGCATGGATTCGGTCATCAGCGCGAAGATCAGCACGATCCACAGCAGCAGCGGCACGTTCCGGAAGCCCTCGACGTAGACCGCGGTCAGCCGCGAGACGACCCAGTTGTTCGACAGTCGCAGCACGCCCGCGATCACGCCCAGCACCGTGGCAAGGGCACAGCCCAGGACAGCCACGAGCAGCGTGTTGAGGATGCCCACCAGCGCCGCCCGACCGTGGGTCATCTGGTTGTTGTAGTCGATGAGCTGCTGGTTGATGTCATAGCCTGCGGGCTGCGACAGGAATCCGAAGTTGAAGTCCTTGCCCAGTGCCTCGAGGTTATGGATCGTGTTGGAAATCAGCCACGACAGCAGCAGCCCTATCAGGACCATCGCGACGACCTGGATGGTCATCGAGCGGTAGCGCGTGTCGAAAATAAGCTGACTCAGCCGGAAGCCACGCTCCGGCGGATCCGAGATGGTCGCCATTTAGTTCTCCCCGGACGCTTCCGTCACCGAAGGATACCGCGGTGGTTGCTCCACCGTCTGTCCTGCCGGAAGCGCGCTTTCGTATTATGAAGGCGAAATCGTCTTGATAGCTGGAAAGGGGCGCAGGTTGTCCCTGCGCCCCTCGCCAAGTCCGGTATTAGCGGAAGGGCGGGCTGTAGAGCAGGCCGCCTTCGGTCCACTGCGCGTTCAGGCCGCGCGACAGGCCGATCGGGGTGGCTTCGCCGATGTTCTTCTCGAAGATCTCGCCGTAGTTGCCGCCCGCCATGATGGCGCGCTTGGCCCATTCGGCGTCGAGGCCGAGCATCGCGCCCAGTTCACCCTCGGTGCCGAGCAGACGGTTGATCTCGGGGTTGTTCGTCGGTGCCGAGGACAGCTCCGCGATGTTGGCCGAGGTCACGCCGTATTCTTCGGCCGCGATCAGCGCGTTGAGAGTCCAGCGGGCGATGTCGCCCCACTCGCTGTCGCCGTGGCGAACGAGCGGACCGAGCGGCTCTTTCGAGATGATTTCCGGCAGGATCACGTGATCCGACGGGTTCTCGAAAGTGGCGCGGGTGGCGGCGAGGCCCGACGCGTCGGTCGTGTAGACGTCACAGGCGCCGGCAAGGTACTGCTGCTGCGCTTCGGCGTTGGTCTCGATCGGAACCGGCTCGTAGCTGATGTTGTTGGCGCGGAAGAAGTCCGCGAGGTTCAGCTCGGTGGTGGTGCCGGTCTGGATGCAGACGGTGGCGCCATCGAGTTCCTTGGCC
The sequence above is a segment of the Alloyangia pacifica genome. Coding sequences within it:
- a CDS encoding amino acid ABC transporter substrate-binding protein, whose amino-acid sequence is MKKTVTLGALTVAALAAGAAGAATLDDVKARGELKCGVSTGLAGFSAPDANNVWQGFDVAYCRALAAAVLGDPMKVAFTQTTGQTRFTALASGEIDVLARNTTWTFSRDVDLKFEFIGVNYYDGQGFIAPKSLGVASAKELDGATVCIQTGTTTELNLADFFRANNISYEPVPIETNAEAQQQYLAGACDVYTTDASGLAATRATFENPSDHVILPEIISKEPLGPLVRHGDSEWGDIARWTLNALIAAEEYGVTSANIAELSSAPTNNPEINRLLGTEGELGAMLGLDAEWAKRAIMAGGNYGEIFEKNIGEATPIGLSRGLNAQWTEGGLLYSPPFR